In Papaver somniferum cultivar HN1 chromosome 1, ASM357369v1, whole genome shotgun sequence, a genomic segment contains:
- the LOC113356096 gene encoding uncharacterized protein LOC113356096: MPVHGLPDFIFPFKLKRLKGVMKEWNFLVFGNIHSRLKQDQLRFETAARILDEDPTDIAKLNIMKDAMNTLGETRLQHATMLKQKSRNQWLVEGSSNSNFFHNSIRIRRSSNTICELVDNNGATISDYDQLHDHVVNYYEEKFNGQDLDYDMDLFDFVHDSITAEESLSMDQIPFPEEIKQAVFDLGADSAGILSKMTWLSLIILMAKVREANNLCNFRPIGLSNFFFKFFTKILATRLGSVLDKLVSEEQVAFMKGRDIHENISLASEMVNQLHLKRKISILLNGNPEGYFKINRGLRQGDPLSPLIFVLVADVLSINITKLFSENKMTPMVTRGSISPTHLFFDDDIMIFCKGSLKSLHNPVDLLGKYQRASGQTVCRQQSKIYYGGGSLTRRTYLDDYLGMSVATFPARYLGVQIMPGSVKYHHIDNVAENIKAQLAGWKGRHLSFNDRIVLVKSVIASYSIHNMVIYRWPRKFILQCERPIQNFIWSGDSNVSRDVVFAFDKICCPFEKGGLGLTRMDTMNTTIFMKLWWNIYTSHKKWAGFLRAKFFERNGCIKQYSVKSSILPGIRKVHQLVDFNTKVQLGDGRSTSLYYDAWHGNKCVADILNDHSLDRTVLVSDVLVDNQWVIHEAHLNLLLVTGLYVNQLPIIVGGNDMRIWMPEYKGEFTVSSAKNLIRKRYNMLEGASLIWRKEIHPTLAAQNWKFIRKACATYDLIRDIFKIQLAKKCSLCGTAEETLEHAARSRSRMIRDLWLLANLVIRSELWSVRNKVVFEHKQANWSVFFKSVKFVQPVECFWHPPDQNELQLCCDGAARGSPGIAGAGVVSRDASCNVIGAMSIGLRITTNFLAELYGILVGLE; this comes from the exons ATGCCAGTTCATGGATTACCGGACTTTATTTTTCCATTCAAGTTGAAGAGGTTGAAAGGGGTTATGAAGGAAtggaattttttggtttttggcaACATTCACTCTCGTTTAAAACAAGATCAGTTGAGATTTGAAACTGCTGCGCGCATCTTAGATGAAGATCCAACTGATATTGCTAAACTTAATATTATGAAGGATGCTATGAATACTCTTGGTGAAACCAGGCTTCAGCACGCCACAATGCTTAAGCAAAAGTCTAGAAATCAATGGCTTGTTGAGGGATCAAGCAACTCCAATTTCTTTCACAATAGTATTCGCATCCGAAGGAGTTCAAACACTATTTGCGAGTTAGTGGATAACAATGGTGCTACTATTTCTGATTATGACCAGCTGCATGACCATGTGGTGAATTATTATGAGGAGAAATTTAATGGCCAGGATTTGGATTATGATATGGATTTATTTGATTTTGTTCATGATTCCATTACTGCTGAAGAAAGTCTTTCCATGGACCAAATTCCTTTTCCTGAAGAAATCAAGCAAGCAGTTTTTGATTTAGGAGCTGATAGTGCTGGAATATTATCCAAGATGACTTGGTTAAG CCTTATCATTCTTATGGCCAAGGTAAGAGAGGCTAATAATCTTTGTAATTTTCGTCCGATTGggcttagtaattttttcttcaaattttttacTAAGATCCTAGCTACTAGACTTGGTAGTGTTTTGGACAAGCTTGTTTCTGAAGAACAGGTGGCGTTTATGAAGGGTCGcgatatccatgagaacattagtttggcttctgagatgGTCAATCAGCTTCATTTAAAACGCAA AATCTCTATTCTTCTGAATGGCAATCCTGAGGGatatttcaaaattaatagaggtttacgtcaaggagatcctctttctccttTGATTTTTGTGTTGGTTGCAGACGTTCTTAGCATAAATATTACCAAGCTGTTTAGTGAGAATAAAATGACCCCTATGGTTACAAGAGGTAGCATTTCTCCTACTCATCTTTTCTTTgatgatgacattatgattttttgcaagggcaGCCTAAAGAGTCTTCATAACCCGGTGGACTTATTGGGTAAATACCAACGCGCTTCTGGCCAAACTGTGTGTCGTCAACAGAGTAAGAtatattatggtggtggttctctAACTAGAAGAACTTATCTTGATGATTATTTAGGGATGAGTGTTGCTACTTTTCCTGCCCGTtatttgggagttcaaattatgcCAGGGTCGGTTAAATATCATCACATTGATAATGTTGCCGAGAATATTAAAGCTCAGTTGGCTGGTTGGAAAGGAAGACATTTATCTTTTAATGACCGTATTGTTTTGGTTAAATCTGTCATTGCCAGTTATTCTATTCACAACATGGTTATCTATCGGTGGCCACGGAAGTTCATTCTTCAATGTGAAAGACCAATTCAGAATTTTATTTGGTCTGGGGATTCAAATGTTAGTCGCGATGTTGTATTTGCTTTCGATAAAATCTGTTGTCCTTTTGAGAAGGGGGGCCTTGGTTTAACTCGTATGGATactatgaatacaactattttcatGAAACTTTGGTGGAATATTTATACTTCTCATAAGAAATGGGCTGGTTTTCTACGAGCTAAATTCTTTGAGAGAAATGGTTGTATCAAACAATATAGTgttaaatcttctattcttcctggtatTCGGAAGGTACACCAACTAGTTGATTTTAACACTAAAGTTCAGTTGGGGGATGGTCGTTCTACTTCTCTTTACTATGATGCTTGGCATGGTAATAAATGTGTTGCAGATATTTTAAATGATCATTCACTTGACAGAACTGTTTTGGTTAGCGATGTCCTGGTTGACAATCAATGGGTGATCCATGAAGCCCATTTGAACCTCTTGCTTGTTACGGGTTTATATGTCAATCAGCTTCCAATTATAGTTGGAGGGAATGATATGCGAATCTGGATGCCGGAATACAAAGGGGAGTTCACTGTTAGCTCAGCAAAAAATTTAATTCGGAAGAGATATAATATGCTAGAGGGTGCATCTCTTATTTGGAGAAAAGAGATCCATCCAACTTTAGCTGCTCAAAACTGGAAGTTCATACGTAAAGCTTGCGCGACATATGACCTTATCAGAGACATATTTAAGATTCAGCTAGCAAAAAAATGTTCGCTTTGTGGAACTGCAGAAGAGACTCTGGAGCAT GCTGCTCGGAGTAGGAGTCGAATGATACGTGACCTGTGGCTGCTAGCTAACCTGGTTATCAGATCGGAGCTTTGGTCCGTAAGAAACAAAGTTGTTTTTGAACATAAACAAGCGAACTGGAGTGTTTTCTTCAA GAGTGTGAAGTTTGTTCAGCCGGTGGAATGCTTTTGGCATCCGCCAGACCAAAATGAGTTACAATTGTGCTGCGATGGGGCAGCAAGAGGCAGTCCAGGTATAGCCGGAGCTGGAGTGGTATCTAGGGATGCTAGTTGCAACGTTATTGGTGCTATGTCCATTGGTCTGCGAATAACAACCAACTTCTTAGCTGAATTATATGGAATACTGGTGGGTCTTGAATGA